From Micromonospora sp. NBC_01699, a single genomic window includes:
- a CDS encoding DUF6603 domain-containing protein has protein sequence MTTLSDLQASYESATVDGVLPITAGNCGVPALAAFLTGLPQAGIRVSAPAINLAGDSLTVAGTVTDTWSIGVDGGRAVRLATVLITITRPAELVARLHVTGGVTVGGTVFPIAGDLDDTNRVNLTLVPGAPAALPLTALADFVSGNRLGQFLPVGTDVFDSIPLSDLRVSLGHRPAPTEVEIGSTLTGVSWPIVDGVAALTGIRVSLTSQVGYRSGRYRENLGGAVEATLRLDERNFRVRLALRAPGSWELEVTPGDGNVLPGLSALAELAGGAALATELQQGLTRLGLTALSLDGVRIRFDMTTRTLREVAVATRITVDGTSFAVVLALPTLTIHGGLAAGSSLHLKALVGRYFPGADAFPEIDITQLQVSATPGSGRYGLAARIVGDWGLDVGPLALTFREFAFQINKGPDGVSGEIEGWFSLFDADFHAIASHPDTGGWQFDCQSEPGSALTVKAIHDHLTARYRVDASLPAVLEDLALTQVRIWFDTATGTVNLDCDARFPVEDQTVDLTVTIRLERVGTTWRKSFSGELTVADLMFDVHFVQDRASTVLVATYAHTGGARSLVVRDLVAAVSSTLAAAVPAGLTIDLRDVVFAVSKGATTTGAVLGLDLGADLRLSGLPLVGKEFPADQSVGVDSLRIVAASRALTAAETAAVNALLTAPVPALPSGPNGLAAGVALTARLSLGSGGTQTLSLPVAAAPPATGGTPPVPVASPATAADSTRWFDVQRSFGPVYFGRVGFNYTDGAVRFLLDAALAAAGLTLSLDGLSLGSPVDHFDPSFDLRGLGLDYRNGPVEIGGALLRTTVTPTNGPPYDEYDGAALIRTESLSLAALGGYVYLNGQPSMFVYAVLDKVLGGPPFFTVTGLAAGFGYNRSLVIPPIEQVATFPLIAAATSPTPVTGAANPRDLIRDTVDGLRAWIPPTPGSVFLTAGIRFSSFQMIDSFALLVASFGNRFELDVLGLSTLVAPRPVPGEPPVAPLAQIQLAVRASFVPDEGTLGVRAQLTSTSYVFSPDCHLTGGFAFGNWFGGEHAGDFVLTAGGYHPQYNPPAHYPQVPRLGFNWQVDPHLGVKGDGYYALTPAALMAGGHLQVVWQSDNLRASFTAGIDCLIAWKPYHYDARVYVDFAVSYTFHLFGTHHINADIGADLHIWGPDFSGTAHIKLSVISFDITFGAGANQQPKLLDWPAFRGSFLPTGDLCSVAVSAGLLRKTSDDATDLGEVDPQRLVIRTGTVIPSTAATTGTTPLAGTRAPLAVGPMGLAAPGTTGTHLTSKATVTVTRGTESMEQHFAFSPVLSDVPAALWAVPSGSVNGQALVPDALVGFEVRPRLDPIVGTDQATVGNLRLLQYHLPAVPGGRYRVTVVQEVTSDEPTSVKDAERRIPTQRFSSAGEFTVTGVRPTFGTDEVYAVYPPDGGVGDYSTDLPHVILNHSTLPWQENADPNRDDLPWLALLLFDETDLPVPRLTTVDDEKVTVISVPVGLLPAQDATRRDLALLSHVRRDADGVERAVVIGNRLPRDGATHVAHLVSIRNRYGSSGPTGTGTVDLVSLTSWRFTATSDGDDLAILLRRLADGSAPLPAPDAPVGYRSPLVAHPRTDRPTLPATDLVDPAFGAAWQLGRLLALRSKPFAAALYRWKRLRAQRRKSGDTTLPALSTTVTGFLDDLAVLDGVPFNYLVPEESMTPVESLRFFSLYEGWLAALLDGALSIGRVTPADRRMDATLAADLLSLGDLAPWTRRVLSPSGGTNPSGFLLRSHVVAGWPDLRITARDAGGGTLDPVRTELLSASTLLCVFAGDLATLTLAQPEHTLHFGLGDAAGTWQGGTRVVDVTALAGGRIGAPAASQGASARFAASMITTAPQVTITRH, from the coding sequence ATGACCACGTTGAGTGACCTCCAGGCGAGCTACGAGTCGGCCACGGTGGACGGCGTACTGCCGATCACCGCCGGCAACTGCGGCGTACCGGCGCTGGCGGCCTTCCTCACCGGCCTGCCGCAGGCGGGGATCCGGGTGTCCGCCCCGGCCATCAACCTGGCCGGGGACAGCCTCACCGTCGCCGGTACCGTCACCGACACCTGGTCGATCGGCGTGGACGGCGGTCGGGCGGTACGGCTCGCCACCGTACTGATCACCATCACCCGGCCGGCGGAACTGGTCGCGCGACTGCACGTGACCGGCGGCGTCACCGTCGGCGGCACGGTGTTCCCCATCGCGGGCGACCTCGACGACACCAACCGGGTGAACCTGACCCTGGTACCGGGGGCACCGGCCGCCCTGCCGCTGACCGCCCTGGCCGACTTCGTCAGCGGTAACCGCCTCGGCCAGTTCCTCCCGGTCGGCACGGACGTCTTCGACTCGATACCCCTGTCCGACCTGCGGGTGTCGCTCGGCCACCGGCCGGCGCCCACCGAGGTGGAGATCGGGTCGACCCTGACCGGCGTCAGCTGGCCGATCGTCGACGGGGTGGCCGCACTGACCGGCATCCGGGTCAGCCTGACCAGCCAGGTGGGCTACCGGTCCGGGCGGTACCGGGAAAACCTCGGCGGCGCGGTCGAGGCGACGCTGCGGCTGGACGAGCGGAACTTCCGGGTACGCCTGGCCCTGCGCGCACCCGGCTCCTGGGAACTGGAGGTCACCCCCGGCGACGGCAACGTGCTGCCCGGACTGAGCGCCCTGGCCGAGCTCGCCGGCGGCGCGGCGCTGGCCACCGAACTCCAGCAGGGGCTCACCCGTCTCGGGCTGACCGCGCTGTCCCTGGACGGGGTCCGGATCCGCTTCGACATGACGACCCGTACGCTGCGCGAGGTCGCCGTCGCCACCCGGATCACGGTCGACGGGACCAGCTTCGCCGTCGTGCTGGCCCTGCCCACGTTGACCATCCACGGCGGGCTGGCCGCCGGCAGCAGCCTGCATCTGAAGGCCCTGGTCGGCCGCTATTTCCCGGGCGCGGACGCGTTCCCGGAGATCGACATCACCCAACTCCAGGTCTCGGCGACACCCGGCAGCGGCCGGTACGGTCTCGCCGCCCGGATCGTCGGCGACTGGGGCCTCGACGTCGGCCCGCTGGCGCTCACCTTCCGCGAGTTCGCGTTTCAGATCAACAAGGGTCCGGACGGGGTCAGCGGCGAGATCGAGGGCTGGTTCAGCCTGTTCGACGCGGACTTCCACGCGATCGCCTCGCACCCGGACACCGGCGGCTGGCAGTTCGACTGCCAGAGCGAACCCGGTTCCGCGCTGACCGTCAAGGCCATCCACGACCATCTGACAGCGAGATACCGGGTCGACGCGAGCCTGCCGGCGGTGCTGGAGGACCTCGCGCTGACCCAGGTCCGGATCTGGTTCGACACCGCCACCGGCACGGTCAACCTGGACTGCGACGCCCGCTTCCCGGTCGAGGACCAGACCGTCGACCTGACCGTCACCATCCGGCTGGAACGGGTCGGCACCACCTGGCGCAAGAGCTTCAGCGGCGAACTGACCGTCGCCGACCTCATGTTCGACGTGCACTTCGTGCAGGACCGGGCCTCGACCGTGCTGGTCGCCACGTACGCGCACACCGGCGGTGCCCGCTCGCTGGTGGTCCGGGACCTGGTCGCCGCCGTGTCCAGCACGCTGGCTGCCGCCGTCCCGGCGGGGCTCACCATCGACCTGCGGGACGTGGTCTTCGCGGTCAGCAAGGGCGCCACCACCACCGGAGCCGTCCTCGGCCTGGACCTCGGGGCCGACCTGCGCCTGTCCGGCCTGCCGCTGGTCGGCAAGGAGTTCCCGGCAGACCAGTCGGTCGGTGTGGACAGCCTGCGGATCGTGGCGGCCAGCCGCGCCCTCACCGCCGCCGAGACCGCAGCGGTCAACGCGCTGCTGACCGCGCCGGTGCCGGCCCTGCCGAGCGGACCGAACGGACTCGCCGCCGGGGTCGCCCTCACCGCGCGACTCTCCCTGGGCAGCGGCGGTACCCAGACCCTGTCCCTGCCGGTCGCCGCCGCCCCGCCCGCCACCGGCGGCACGCCGCCCGTACCGGTGGCTTCCCCGGCCACCGCCGCGGACAGCACCAGGTGGTTCGACGTTCAGCGTTCCTTCGGCCCGGTGTACTTCGGCCGGGTCGGCTTCAACTACACCGACGGGGCCGTCCGGTTCCTGCTGGACGCGGCGCTGGCCGCCGCCGGGCTGACCCTGTCGCTGGACGGGCTGAGCCTCGGCTCCCCGGTCGACCACTTCGACCCCAGCTTCGACCTGCGCGGACTCGGCCTCGACTACCGCAACGGCCCGGTCGAGATCGGCGGTGCCCTGCTGCGCACCACGGTCACCCCGACCAACGGGCCGCCCTACGACGAGTACGACGGCGCGGCGCTGATCAGGACCGAGTCGCTGAGTCTCGCCGCCCTCGGCGGGTACGTGTACCTCAACGGCCAGCCGTCGATGTTCGTGTACGCGGTCCTGGACAAGGTGCTCGGCGGGCCGCCGTTCTTCACCGTCACCGGCCTGGCCGCCGGCTTCGGGTACAACCGCAGCCTGGTCATACCACCGATCGAGCAGGTCGCCACCTTCCCGCTGATCGCCGCGGCCACCAGCCCCACCCCGGTCACCGGGGCAGCGAACCCGCGCGACCTGATCCGCGACACGGTCGACGGGCTGCGCGCCTGGATCCCGCCGACCCCCGGCAGCGTCTTCCTCACCGCCGGCATCCGGTTCAGCTCGTTCCAGATGATCGACTCGTTCGCGCTGCTGGTGGCGAGCTTCGGCAACCGGTTCGAACTCGACGTGCTCGGCCTGTCCACGCTCGTGGCGCCCCGACCCGTGCCGGGCGAACCGCCGGTCGCGCCGCTGGCCCAGATCCAGCTCGCCGTCCGGGCCAGCTTCGTACCCGACGAGGGCACCCTCGGTGTCCGCGCCCAACTCACCTCGACCTCGTACGTCTTCTCCCCCGACTGCCACCTCACCGGCGGTTTCGCGTTCGGCAACTGGTTCGGCGGCGAGCACGCCGGCGACTTCGTCCTCACCGCCGGCGGCTACCACCCGCAGTACAACCCGCCGGCCCACTACCCACAGGTCCCCCGCCTCGGATTCAACTGGCAGGTCGACCCGCACCTGGGGGTCAAGGGGGACGGCTACTACGCGCTGACCCCGGCCGCGTTGATGGCCGGCGGGCACCTCCAGGTGGTCTGGCAGAGCGACAACCTCCGCGCCTCCTTCACCGCCGGCATCGACTGCCTGATCGCCTGGAAGCCGTACCACTACGACGCCCGCGTCTACGTCGACTTCGCCGTCTCCTACACCTTCCACCTGTTCGGCACCCACCACATCAACGCGGACATCGGCGCCGACCTGCACATCTGGGGACCGGACTTCAGCGGGACCGCGCACATCAAGCTCTCCGTCATCTCCTTCGACATCACCTTCGGTGCCGGAGCGAACCAGCAGCCGAAGCTGCTCGACTGGCCCGCGTTCCGCGGCTCGTTCCTGCCGACCGGCGATCTCTGCTCCGTCGCGGTCAGCGCCGGGCTGCTGCGCAAGACCAGCGACGACGCGACCGACCTGGGCGAGGTCGACCCGCAGCGACTCGTGATCCGTACCGGCACGGTCATTCCGAGTACGGCCGCCACCACCGGCACCACCCCACTGGCCGGTACGCGCGCCCCGCTCGCGGTCGGGCCGATGGGCCTCGCCGCCCCCGGGACGACGGGCACGCATCTGACCAGCAAGGCGACGGTCACGGTCACCCGGGGCACCGAATCCATGGAACAGCACTTCGCGTTCAGCCCGGTGCTGTCCGACGTGCCGGCCGCGCTGTGGGCGGTTCCGTCCGGTTCGGTCAACGGCCAGGCGCTCGTCCCGGACGCCCTGGTGGGCTTCGAGGTCCGACCCCGGCTCGACCCGATCGTCGGCACCGACCAGGCCACCGTCGGGAACCTGCGGCTGCTCCAGTACCACCTGCCGGCCGTACCCGGCGGGCGGTACCGGGTCACCGTCGTCCAGGAGGTGACCAGCGACGAGCCGACCTCGGTGAAGGACGCCGAGCGGAGGATCCCGACCCAGCGGTTCAGCAGTGCCGGCGAGTTCACCGTCACCGGCGTACGCCCGACCTTCGGCACCGACGAGGTCTACGCGGTCTACCCGCCGGACGGCGGCGTCGGCGACTACTCCACCGACCTGCCGCACGTCATCCTCAACCACAGCACCCTGCCCTGGCAGGAGAACGCCGACCCGAACCGGGACGACCTACCGTGGCTGGCCCTGCTGCTGTTCGACGAGACCGACCTGCCCGTACCCCGGCTCACCACGGTCGACGACGAGAAGGTCACGGTGATCTCCGTACCGGTCGGGTTGCTGCCGGCCCAGGATGCCACCCGGCGTGATCTCGCACTGCTCAGCCACGTACGCCGGGACGCCGACGGCGTCGAACGCGCGGTGGTGATCGGCAACCGGCTGCCCCGCGACGGCGCGACCCACGTCGCGCACCTCGTCTCCATCCGGAACCGGTACGGCTCCTCCGGCCCGACCGGCACCGGCACGGTCGACCTGGTCAGCCTGACAAGCTGGCGGTTCACCGCCACCAGCGACGGGGACGACCTGGCCATCCTGCTGCGGCGGCTCGCCGACGGCAGCGCCCCGCTGCCCGCGCCGGACGCCCCGGTCGGGTACCGCAGCCCCCTGGTCGCGCACCCCCGGACCGACCGGCCGACGCTGCCCGCGACCGACCTCGTCGATCCCGCGTTCGGTGCCGCCTGGCAGCTCGGCCGGCTGCTCGCGCTGCGCAGCAAGCCGTTCGCGGCGGCGCTGTACCGGTGGAAACGGCTGCGCGCCCAGCGTCGCAAGAGCGGGGACACCACGCTGCCGGCCCTGTCCACCACCGTCACCGGCTTCCTCGACGACCTGGCGGTGCTGGACGGGGTGCCGTTCAACTATCTGGTACCCGAGGAGAGCATGACGCCGGTCGAGTCGCTGCGGTTCTTCTCGCTGTACGAGGGGTGGCTGGCCGCCCTGCTGGACGGAGCGCTCAGCATCGGACGGGTCACCCCGGCGGACCGGCGGATGGACGCCACCCTCGCCGCGGACCTGCTCAGCCTCGGCGATCTGGCGCCGTGGACCCGCCGGGTGCTGTCGCCGTCCGGTGGCACGAATCCGAGCGGGTTCCTGCTCCGTTCACACGTCGTGGCCGGCTGGCCGGACCTGCGGATCACCGCCCGGGACGCGGGCGGCGGCACGCTGGATCCGGTACGGACCGAACTGCTCTCGGCGAGCACCCTGCTCTGCGTGTTCGCCGGTGACCTGGCCACCCTGACGCTCGCCCAGCCGGAGCACACACTGCACTTCGGTCTCGGTGACGCGGCCGGCACGTGGCAGGGCGGTACCCGGGTGGTGGACGTGACCGCGCTGGCCGGGGGCCGGATCGGCGCTCCGGCGGCGAGTCAGGGCGCCTCGGCTCGGTTCGCGGCGAGCATGATCACGACTGCGCCGCAGGTCACCATCACCCGCCACTGA
- a CDS encoding threonine ammonia-lyase, producing MPSDQGNGATRAGTSAVRLSHRDVDRARRALAGRVHRTPVVHSGQLTARYGVRLWMKAENLQRGGSFKLRGALLAVDRLVAAGSRGVLAQSTGNHAIAVALAAREHRIPAMLVLPSDASPVKVRRIREAGAEVVFAGKALAERAAAVLELRDRYGYEVVDPYEDPVVVAGQGTATAELIEQVSAEGGRLDAVVVPVGGGSAIAGACLAAHPHDVAVVGAEPEAVPALTAAMHAGKPVSVGGFYTIADGLRPDRIGDLPFELAHREVAAVVTVDERAIADAMRATLLHARLVVEPAAATALAGAVRYAEGRRIEVGVLLTGGNVEPDLLASLLAESRPTSTAGPSAGYIPWTDSLGGPQG from the coding sequence GTGCCATCCGATCAGGGGAACGGTGCCACCCGGGCCGGAACGTCGGCGGTCCGGCTCAGCCATCGGGACGTAGATCGGGCTCGCCGGGCGTTGGCCGGCCGGGTGCACCGGACCCCGGTCGTCCACTCCGGCCAACTGACCGCCAGGTACGGCGTGCGGCTGTGGATGAAGGCCGAGAACCTCCAGCGTGGTGGATCCTTCAAGCTGCGCGGAGCGCTGCTCGCGGTGGACCGGCTGGTCGCTGCGGGAAGCCGGGGAGTGCTGGCGCAGAGCACCGGCAACCATGCGATCGCGGTCGCCCTGGCCGCCCGCGAGCACCGAATTCCCGCCATGCTGGTCCTGCCGTCGGACGCCTCGCCCGTCAAGGTGCGGCGGATCCGGGAAGCGGGTGCCGAGGTGGTGTTCGCCGGGAAGGCCCTGGCGGAGCGGGCCGCCGCCGTGCTGGAGCTGCGGGACCGGTACGGCTACGAGGTGGTCGACCCGTACGAGGACCCTGTCGTGGTGGCCGGCCAGGGGACGGCGACAGCCGAGTTGATCGAACAGGTGAGCGCGGAGGGTGGCCGGCTGGACGCCGTGGTGGTCCCGGTCGGCGGGGGCAGTGCGATCGCCGGCGCCTGCCTGGCCGCCCATCCACACGATGTGGCGGTGGTGGGTGCCGAACCGGAGGCGGTGCCGGCGCTCACCGCGGCGATGCACGCCGGGAAGCCGGTGTCGGTCGGGGGATTTTACACCATTGCGGACGGATTGCGTCCCGATCGGATCGGCGACCTGCCCTTCGAACTGGCCCACCGGGAGGTGGCCGCCGTGGTGACGGTTGATGAGCGCGCCATCGCCGACGCGATGCGAGCCACGCTGCTGCACGCCCGACTGGTCGTCGAACCGGCCGCGGCCACGGCGCTGGCGGGCGCGGTGCGCTACGCCGAAGGTCGCCGCATCGAGGTCGGGGTGCTGCTCACCGGCGGGAACGTTGAGCCCGATCTGCTCGCGTCGCTGCTGGCCGAAAGCCGCCCCACCAGCACCGCAGGCCCGTCCGCGGGCTACATCCCGTGGACGGATTCCCTCGGAGGTCCACAGGGGTAA
- a CDS encoding ABC transporter ATP-binding protein, which yields MRIEGKERDIVLRIDDVHKEFSDGTHALSGVSLEVRAGEAVAVMGPSGCGKSTLLNIVAGVDRPTSGSVTVLGEDLRQLNETGLALFRRRRIGMVFQFFNLLDDLPALDNVALAGQLAGMPTGRARQRAREGLAELGVADRADAYPATLSGGQRQRVAVARALMNEPALLLADEPTGALDSASGAQVAELLLALNQRGQTLLLVTHDPALAERVATRVVELADGVVVGERVLERTA from the coding sequence ATGCGCATTGAAGGTAAGGAAAGGGACATCGTCCTGCGAATCGACGACGTCCACAAGGAGTTCTCCGACGGGACGCACGCGCTGAGCGGCGTGTCGCTCGAAGTCCGCGCCGGCGAGGCGGTCGCGGTGATGGGTCCCTCCGGTTGCGGCAAGTCGACCCTGCTCAACATCGTGGCCGGCGTGGACCGTCCGACCTCCGGCTCGGTCACGGTGCTCGGCGAGGATCTACGTCAGCTGAACGAGACCGGCCTCGCCCTGTTCCGGCGGCGCCGGATCGGTATGGTCTTCCAGTTCTTCAACCTGCTGGACGATTTGCCGGCGCTGGACAATGTGGCGCTGGCCGGTCAACTCGCCGGCATGCCCACCGGTCGGGCCCGCCAGCGGGCCCGGGAGGGGTTGGCGGAGCTCGGAGTCGCCGACCGCGCGGACGCCTACCCCGCGACGCTGAGCGGCGGGCAACGGCAACGCGTCGCGGTGGCCCGTGCTCTGATGAACGAGCCCGCGTTACTGCTGGCCGACGAGCCGACGGGTGCGCTCGACAGCGCCTCCGGCGCTCAGGTGGCCGAGCTGCTCCTCGCGCTCAACCAGCGGGGTCAGACCCTGCTGTTGGTCACCCACGACCCGGCGCTGGCCGAGCGGGTGGCCACCCGGGTGGTCGAGCTGGCTGACGGTGTGGTGGTCGGCGAACGAGTGCTGGAGCGGACGGCATGA
- a CDS encoding ABC transporter permease: MTATWRTIRAAVRRRRMQTFVIGLVVLASAATMTVALSLLNATSAPFNRIFEAQHGAHLVVVLERDKVPAGQPAAIRSATVQAVAGPFPQAVLEIPAGAGGTSGPGTLTVVGRAEPGGPVDRVDLWAGRWATAPGEIVLNAPPDDLVTGAGQLGSRIEVPGLPTLTVVGRAYSVSQTADAWVSPDQITALGPTATQVLYRFTDAETPARIAANAAAVTGGLPQDALLGTQSWLTVRQAVAAGPGAYVPFLTTFGLLGLAVAVLIIGNVVSGAVVSGFRHIGVLKALGFTPRQVVGVYIGMALVPAAVGAVLGVVLGYFGAVSLLGDAFGGSGFGGEIEIAWWLPVTVLVAVPSVVVVAALVPAARAYRLSAAEAISAGSAPRAGRGLRVQRWLSGTGLPRPVSLGLGQPFARPGRTGLTLAAVVLGVATVVFASGLAATVSRYSATTDVNNAAPVAMRPGNPAFGEITPTLDVAETEALLRALPGIARLTVNAGVPVTVAGQTRTVDGTFLRGDTDAGLAGMVVEGRWLRSPDEIVVPAAVLNERGLRVGDTVALQFGERVDRVTIVGVTLSSGVGGGDFFALWQSLDTLAPNYQFRPSDLFYQMEPDPGTDVTELVRRVNAAAPGLYAWDNRGTNSFTTSVVGLSVTLSVLLGLVAALGVLNTVLLTVRERRRDLGILKSIGMKPTQVVVMTVVSMAALGVVGGVLGTPLGVLAHRLIVPLTARAAQIDTPDFLLDVWRVPVVLLLPLAGLVIAVIGALLPARSAARLPIGQVLRSE; this comes from the coding sequence ATGACCGCCACCTGGCGAACGATTCGGGCGGCGGTACGCCGCCGTCGGATGCAGACCTTCGTGATCGGCCTGGTGGTACTCGCCTCCGCCGCCACGATGACCGTCGCGCTGTCCCTGCTCAACGCCACGTCGGCGCCCTTCAACCGGATCTTCGAGGCGCAACACGGCGCGCACCTGGTGGTCGTACTGGAGCGCGACAAGGTACCCGCCGGCCAACCGGCGGCCATCCGGTCCGCCACCGTCCAGGCAGTCGCGGGACCGTTCCCGCAGGCGGTCCTCGAAATCCCGGCGGGCGCGGGCGGGACCTCCGGGCCCGGTACGCTGACCGTGGTGGGCCGCGCCGAGCCGGGTGGACCGGTGGATCGGGTCGACCTGTGGGCCGGCCGGTGGGCCACCGCGCCGGGCGAAATCGTGCTGAACGCGCCGCCCGACGACCTGGTCACCGGGGCGGGCCAACTCGGCTCCCGGATCGAAGTGCCCGGACTTCCCACCCTGACCGTCGTCGGTCGGGCCTACAGCGTGAGCCAAACCGCCGACGCCTGGGTCTCCCCCGACCAGATCACCGCGCTCGGGCCGACCGCCACCCAGGTGCTCTACCGGTTCACCGACGCCGAAACACCGGCGCGCATCGCGGCCAACGCGGCGGCCGTCACCGGTGGGCTGCCCCAGGACGCCCTGCTGGGCACCCAGTCGTGGCTGACGGTCCGGCAGGCGGTCGCCGCCGGCCCCGGTGCGTACGTCCCGTTCCTGACCACCTTCGGGTTGCTCGGCCTGGCCGTGGCGGTCCTGATCATCGGCAACGTGGTCAGCGGCGCGGTGGTGTCCGGATTCCGGCACATCGGGGTGCTGAAAGCGCTCGGGTTCACCCCGCGCCAGGTCGTCGGGGTCTACATCGGGATGGCGCTGGTCCCGGCGGCGGTCGGTGCCGTACTCGGCGTCGTGCTCGGTTATTTCGGTGCGGTTTCGTTGCTGGGCGACGCGTTCGGCGGGTCGGGCTTCGGCGGCGAGATCGAAATCGCCTGGTGGTTGCCGGTAACAGTGCTGGTCGCGGTGCCGTCCGTCGTGGTTGTCGCCGCGCTGGTGCCCGCCGCTCGGGCGTACCGGCTGTCCGCCGCCGAGGCGATCAGCGCGGGCAGCGCGCCGCGCGCCGGCCGCGGACTGCGGGTGCAGCGCTGGCTCAGCGGTACCGGGCTGCCCCGTCCGGTGAGCCTGGGCCTGGGCCAGCCGTTCGCCCGCCCCGGACGGACCGGCCTGACCCTGGCGGCCGTGGTGCTCGGGGTGGCCACCGTGGTGTTCGCCAGCGGCCTGGCCGCGACGGTGTCGCGGTACTCGGCGACCACTGACGTCAACAACGCCGCCCCGGTCGCCATGCGCCCCGGGAATCCGGCCTTCGGCGAGATCACGCCCACCCTGGACGTGGCGGAGACCGAGGCGTTGCTGCGCGCGCTGCCCGGGATCGCGCGCCTCACCGTGAACGCGGGCGTGCCGGTGACCGTCGCCGGGCAGACCCGGACGGTGGACGGCACCTTCCTGCGTGGCGACACCGACGCCGGCCTGGCGGGAATGGTGGTCGAGGGCCGCTGGTTGCGTAGCCCGGACGAGATCGTCGTACCCGCCGCAGTGCTGAACGAGCGGGGTCTCAGGGTCGGCGACACCGTGGCGCTCCAGTTCGGCGAGCGGGTCGACCGGGTGACGATCGTCGGTGTGACGCTGTCCAGCGGGGTGGGAGGGGGCGACTTCTTCGCCCTGTGGCAGTCCCTCGACACGCTGGCGCCCAACTACCAGTTCCGTCCCTCCGACCTCTTCTACCAGATGGAACCGGATCCGGGTACGGACGTGACTGAGCTGGTCCGGCGGGTGAACGCGGCGGCACCCGGCCTGTACGCCTGGGACAACCGGGGGACGAACTCGTTCACCACCTCGGTGGTGGGTCTGTCCGTCACGCTGTCGGTGCTGTTGGGCCTCGTGGCGGCGCTCGGCGTGCTCAACACCGTGCTGCTCACCGTCCGCGAGCGCCGTCGCGACCTCGGCATCTTGAAGTCGATCGGGATGAAACCCACCCAGGTGGTGGTGATGACGGTGGTATCGATGGCCGCCCTGGGCGTCGTCGGCGGGGTTCTCGGGACACCGCTGGGCGTGCTGGCCCACCGTCTGATCGTGCCGCTGACCGCCCGCGCGGCACAGATCGACACACCCGACTTCCTGCTGGATGTCTGGCGTGTTCCGGTCGTGCTGCTGCTACCGCTGGCCGGTCTGGTGATCGCGGTTATCGGCGCGCTGCTCCCGGCACGGTCCGCGGCCCGGCTGCCGATCGGTCAGGTGCTGCGCAGTGAGTGA
- a CDS encoding aminotransferase-like domain-containing protein, translating into MNFLNEVTMRFPRAVSFAPGRPFGPLFGDPERMFDHARRYLAHLAAEGRSPEQVREALFQYGPASGIIRDLIADSLRLDEGIVVPPDAVVVTSGAQEAMLLTVRALIAGQDDVLLVSTPCYVGITGVARLLGVTVVAVPEGPTGFDPATLDEVIRAERARGRRPRACYVVPDHSNPSGNTIPLAARSALLSLAARHDFLVLEDSPYRLVSPGRQLPTLKAMDERRRVVQLGSYSKTFFPGVRVGFVVADQPVTDGAGRQTLLADEIAKIKSMVTLNTAPLSQAVVGGLLLEGEGRASAFTAPASAFYGDAMRHTIELLDRWFPADRREAIGVRWNTPTGGFFLTLQVPFRADGAALARSAEDYGVIWTPMSYFYPDAGGETSIRLSVSYLTPEQLEEGVARLARFVTAEAAR; encoded by the coding sequence ATGAACTTCCTCAACGAGGTGACCATGCGGTTCCCGCGGGCCGTCTCGTTCGCTCCCGGGCGCCCGTTCGGTCCGCTCTTCGGAGATCCGGAGCGGATGTTCGACCACGCGCGGCGTTACCTGGCGCATCTGGCGGCCGAGGGCCGCTCGCCCGAGCAGGTCCGTGAGGCGCTTTTCCAGTACGGGCCGGCCAGCGGGATCATCCGCGACCTGATCGCCGACTCGCTCCGGCTGGACGAGGGGATCGTGGTGCCGCCGGATGCCGTGGTCGTCACCAGCGGTGCCCAGGAGGCCATGCTGCTGACCGTACGCGCCCTGATTGCCGGCCAGGACGATGTACTGCTGGTATCCACTCCCTGCTACGTCGGCATCACCGGGGTCGCCCGCCTGCTGGGCGTCACCGTGGTCGCGGTACCGGAGGGGCCGACCGGTTTCGACCCCGCGACGCTCGACGAGGTGATCCGCGCCGAGCGTGCCCGAGGCCGTCGGCCACGGGCCTGCTACGTGGTGCCGGACCACTCGAACCCGTCGGGCAACACCATTCCGCTGGCCGCGCGCTCCGCCCTGTTGAGCCTGGCCGCCCGGCACGACTTCCTCGTCCTGGAGGACAGCCCATACCGGCTGGTCAGTCCGGGGCGTCAGCTGCCCACGCTGAAGGCGATGGACGAGCGGCGCCGGGTGGTGCAGCTCGGCTCGTACTCCAAGACCTTTTTCCCCGGGGTCCGGGTCGGCTTCGTGGTGGCCGACCAACCGGTCACCGACGGCGCCGGCCGGCAGACGCTGTTGGCGGACGAGATCGCGAAAATCAAGAGCATGGTGACGCTGAACACCGCGCCGCTGAGCCAGGCGGTCGTCGGCGGCCTGCTGCTGGAGGGCGAGGGCCGGGCCTCCGCCTTCACCGCGCCGGCGTCCGCGTTCTACGGCGACGCCATGCGTCATACCATCGAACTGCTCGACCGTTGGTTCCCGGCCGACCGTCGCGAGGCGATCGGCGTACGGTGGAACACGCCCACCGGCGGGTTCTTCCTCACCCTCCAGGTGCCGTTTCGCGCCGACGGGGCGGCACTGGCCCGGTCGGCGGAGGACTACGGCGTGATCTGGACGCCGATGTCCTACTTCTACCCGGACGCCGGCGGCGAGACCAGCATCCGGCTGTCGGTCAGCTACCTCACGCCGGAGCAGCTCGAAGAGGGTGTGGCCCGGCTGGCGCGGTTCGTCACCGCCGAGGCCGCCCGCTGA